The Candidatus Hydrogenedentota bacterium genome contains the following window.
GCGCCGCCCGTGAAAGTGTTGCACAGTCTGAACCCGGTAACAACCCTTCAGACCGCGCCGGGCGAATACTTTATGGACCTGGGTGCAAACCTGTCCGCCATTCCCTTCTTCACCGTGCGCGGTCCGGCGGGCAGCAAGGTGACCGTCACGGTGGGGGAACTGCCGGACAAGCCCTGGGAGGGGCACTCGTACACCCTCACCCTCGCGGGGAAGGGGGATGAAACCTTTCGTCCCCGCTTCACCTACTTTGGTTTCCAGTATCTTTTTTTCAAAGGTGCCGTCCGTGCGGAGGACGCCGCCGCCGGGGAAACACTGCCCCTCCTGCTGGACGCGGGCGCCGATTTTGTCAGCAGCGCCGCCGCCGATGTCGGCGAGTTCCATTGCGACAACGAATTGATGAACGACATCAACGCAATGGTGGCGCGGTCCGTGCGCAGCAACCTGCAAAGCGTTCTGACCGACTGCCCGCACCGCGAGAAACTTGGCTGGCTCGAGGTGGCCCACCTCATGGGCCCGTCCATCCTCTACCACAACGACGCGGCGGGGCTCTTCCGGAAAATATCCCGCGACACTACGGAGTCGCAGTTGGAGAACGGTCTGGTGCCGGACATAGCCCCGGAGTACACCCGCTTCAAAGGCGGTTTTTTCGAGTCGGCGGAATGGGGCAGCGCCAGCGTGCAGTTGCCGTGGCTGCTCTACCAGTGGGCGGACGACCGTGACACACTGGCGCGGCAGTACGGCACCATGGCGCGGTACACGCGGTACCTGGCCACGACCCGCGACAACAAGGGGCTTGCCAAGGGCGGTCTGGGCGACTGGTACGACTGGACCCCGAAGAGGGGGCATGTCGGCGCTTCGCAGTTGACCCCAAACGAGCTGACCGCCACGGCGTTCCTGCATGACAATGCCCGCATCCTCGCCGAGACGGCGCGCCTGCTCGGGCATGACGGGGACACGGCGGAGTTCGCCGCCCTCGCCGAAAAGGTCCGCGCGGACTTCCTGGCCGCCTACTATGACCCGGCGAAAAAGAGCGTCGCCACCGGCAGCCAGTCCGCCCTGGCCGTCGGGCTTTTCTTCGGGCTGGTGCCCGAGGAGGACCGGGACGCCGTGCTGGCGAACCTCGTGAAAGCCGTGGAGGACATGGAATACCGTCCGACCACCGGCGAGGTCTGCTTCCGGTATCTGGTGCGGTCCCTGGCCGACGCGGGCCGCTCGGACGTGGTGTGGCGCATCGTCAATCGCACCGACCCGCCGGGCTACGGCTGCATGCTGCGGCAGTATGGATTGAAAACCCTCTCCGAGCGCTGGGACAAGCCCGGCGAGTCGCTCAACCACTGCATGTTCGGCCACATCCAGGAATGGTTCCAGGCCTATCTGCTGGGTATTCGCCAGGCGGAGGGCAGCCGGGGCTTTGCGCGGGTGCTGCTGGCCCCCACCCCTGTGGGGGACCTCACCCATGTCACGGGACGTTACGACGGCCCCCACGGTCGAATCGCCGTAACCTGGAAGCTGGAAGACAAATTATTCACCCTTGACGCGGTGATTCCCGGCACCAACCCGGCGGAGATCATCCTGCCCGTTCCGGGTAATAGTGAAGTGACTGTGTCCGGACTCCCGCTGGACCAGGCGGTCGGCGTAAAGAACACGCAACGCTCGACGGAAAGGGTGGCGTTGGAGGTGGACCCGGGGACCTATCAATTTACCTGCCTCATGCCATGAAACTCGTGATTGCGCCAGACTCATTCAAGGAGGTCGCCCCCGCCGAAGCGGTGGCGGAGGCGGTCGCGCGCGGCTGGGCGGCGGTGTGGCCGGATACGGAACTGGTCCTGGTGCCCATGGCGGACGGGGGCGAGGGCACATTGGAGGCGTTGGCGGGCGGCGGGCGCGGTGAACTGGTGGAACTGGAGGTGACGGGGCCGATGGGGGCGCCGGTTCAGGCCTGTTTCGGCCTGCTGGACGGGGGGGGCACGGCGGTTATCGAGGCGGCCCAGGCCAACGGATTGCATCTGGTGCCGGAGGCGCGGCGGGACCCGTCGCGGGCCACCACACGGGGCGTGGGGGAACTCATCCGCGCCGCGCTGGACCGGGGCGCGCGGCGGCTGATTATCGGGGTGGGGGGAAGCGCCACGAACGACGGCGGTGCGGGCATGGCCCGCGCGCTGGGCGTGACGCTGTGCGGCGCGGAAGGCCGGGAACTGCCGGATGGCGGCGGGGCGCTGGGGGAACTGTACAGGGTGGACTGCGCGGGGCTTGACACGAGGCTGGCGCAGACGGAGCTGTGGGTCGCGTGCGATGTGGACAACCCCCTGTGCGGGCCGTCGGGCGCGTCACTGGTCTATGGTCCGCAGAAGGGCGCGGACCCGGCCATGGCGGCGCGGCTGGACCGGGCGTTGGCGCGTTTTGCGGCGGTGGTTGAGCGCGACACGGGCATCGTCCTGCGGGACCTGCCCGGCGCGGGCGCGGCGGGCGGTCTGGCGGCGGGGCTGGTGGCCTTCTGCGGGGCGCGGCTCACGCCGGGGGTGGAACTGGTCGCCCGCGAGGCGGGCCTGGAGGGGCATGTGCGGGACGCGGACCTGGTCATCACCGGAGAGGGCTCCCTGGACGGGCAGTCCCTGCGCGGGAAGGTGCCCGTGGGTGTGGCGCGGATTGCGGCGCGGCACGGGGTGCCTGTCATCGCCCTCGCGGGCCGCATTGCGGGTTCTTTGGACGGGCTTTACGCCGAGGGTGTCACGGCGGCTTTTGCCCTGGCGGAGGGACCCATGACGCGGGAGGAGTCCATGCGGGACACCCTGGCGTTGGCGGAGAGGAAGGCGGCCATGATCGCCCGCCTCTGGCGGGCGGCTGGAGTTTCCACATTTTTTGGCGTGATTGAGTGCCCCAAAAGAGACGGTGACATTCAACCAACTCAGCGCAGGAGGCCGGAGTAACAGGGTGTGCATTCTCTTACCGCCCCGAAGGGGCCATAACATACCAGCCCAGGGCAACGCCCTGGGAACAGGTCAAGCAAAGCGGCAAGCCCTGAAAGGGCGCAACAAGGGTCTACCACATTGCGCCATTTTGACGGGAATTGAAAAAGAGTCTCATACGTCTCACTCGCAGGGCGATGTATTGTTTCGCCCTTTCAGGGCTCATTATGGTTGCGCCATCCTTTTCCCGGGGCGTTGCCCCGGGCTTTCATGTTTCGGCCCTTTGGGCCAAAAACGCCCACATTCTGGGGTTTCCCTCTGGCGGGCGGCGCGGGGGATGG
Protein-coding sequences here:
- a CDS encoding family 78 glycoside hydrolase catalytic domain; amino-acid sequence: MRAYMPGLVAVLVLGCAVAAASEAGNPPSVDWRAKWITAPTGEGPLPLFRREFTLPDKPVSRAVAHVCGLGHFELSVNGAKAGDHFLDPGWSNYRKSCLFVPLDVTAMLRPGANTLGVMLGNGMYNVTGGRYTKFTGSFGPLKLILQLEIEHADGTVETVLSDGAWRVSPGPITFSCIYGGEDYDARLEQPGWDTPGFDDAAWFAAQETEGPGGELRVSEAPPVKVLHSLNPVTTLQTAPGEYFMDLGANLSAIPFFTVRGPAGSKVTVTVGELPDKPWEGHSYTLTLAGKGDETFRPRFTYFGFQYLFFKGAVRAEDAAAGETLPLLLDAGADFVSSAAADVGEFHCDNELMNDINAMVARSVRSNLQSVLTDCPHREKLGWLEVAHLMGPSILYHNDAAGLFRKISRDTTESQLENGLVPDIAPEYTRFKGGFFESAEWGSASVQLPWLLYQWADDRDTLARQYGTMARYTRYLATTRDNKGLAKGGLGDWYDWTPKRGHVGASQLTPNELTATAFLHDNARILAETARLLGHDGDTAEFAALAEKVRADFLAAYYDPAKKSVATGSQSALAVGLFFGLVPEEDRDAVLANLVKAVEDMEYRPTTGEVCFRYLVRSLADAGRSDVVWRIVNRTDPPGYGCMLRQYGLKTLSERWDKPGESLNHCMFGHIQEWFQAYLLGIRQAEGSRGFARVLLAPTPVGDLTHVTGRYDGPHGRIAVTWKLEDKLFTLDAVIPGTNPAEIILPVPGNSEVTVSGLPLDQAVGVKNTQRSTERVALEVDPGTYQFTCLMP
- a CDS encoding glycerate kinase, translating into MKLVIAPDSFKEVAPAEAVAEAVARGWAAVWPDTELVLVPMADGGEGTLEALAGGGRGELVELEVTGPMGAPVQACFGLLDGGGTAVIEAAQANGLHLVPEARRDPSRATTRGVGELIRAALDRGARRLIIGVGGSATNDGGAGMARALGVTLCGAEGRELPDGGGALGELYRVDCAGLDTRLAQTELWVACDVDNPLCGPSGASLVYGPQKGADPAMAARLDRALARFAAVVERDTGIVLRDLPGAGAAGGLAAGLVAFCGARLTPGVELVAREAGLEGHVRDADLVITGEGSLDGQSLRGKVPVGVARIAARHGVPVIALAGRIAGSLDGLYAEGVTAAFALAEGPMTREESMRDTLALAERKAAMIARLWRAAGVSTFFGVIECPKRDGDIQPTQRRRPE